ATTGAGACCAGGTTGAGTCTGGATGTGGTAGCGTTCTTTTGATCATGAATATAAAAGTTTTCTGAGTCATATCTTTCTTCTTATAGATGTTCTTAAACTATAGGCTTCTTAGGAAAGAAGGATGGCGCAAAACTATAACGAACATTAGCAATTTATTCTAAGTACTAAGTTTTAAATACCGAATTTCAAGCATTGATTATTAATTGCTTGTTGGTGCCTTGCTTGTTTTAGTTTCATCTGTCTTTTGTTTAGGCGGTACGATATGCATCACGGTCAGATTATCGTTTACAAGATACTTTTTACTAGCAGCCTGAATATCAGCGATGCTCACACCATCAAGCTTGGCAGGTAAGCTTGCAAGCAATCTGTCATCCAGCCCTATAGATTGTAGCGAGCCTATCATCCGTGCTTGGCCTTCCATACTGTCTTGCGCATATACCAAACCTGTAACGGTATTGGTCTTAGCACGACTGATTTCATCAGCATTAATAGGATCAGTGGTAAGCTTATTGATTTCAGCTGTGATAGCTTCTTGTGCTTGGGTTAAGCTTACGCCTTCACGCGGCGTTGCTTGTATTAAAAACAGTCCATCACCGCGATCAAGTAAGTCGTAAGAAGTACCGACTGTGGTCAGCAAACCTTGCTCGCGTATGAGTCGACTCTCTAAACGCGCTGATAGACCACCATCTAACACATCTTGGGCAAGTGATAGCGCATAAGCTTGCTTTTCATTGTTCGCGCCAACAGTCGATAGGCTAGGGACGTTGTAACCCATCAACAATACAGGCACTTGTACCGCTTGCTCAGAGTCAACTTTTTGATAACCACGGAAGCCTTGCTGTTTGACCGCAGGGCGTGTGGGTAATTTGCTGGCAGGCAGATCACCGAAGTAGCGTTTGACTTGTGCTAAGACCTCTTTTGGCTCAACGTCACCGACGATAACTAAGGTTGCATTATTGGGTGCATACCAAGTCTTATACCAATCTTTTAATTCTGTCAGTTTAATGGATTCAAGCTCGCTCATTGGCCCGATGACAGATTCACCTTTAGGACTATCAGGTAAAGCCAACAGGCGAAACGACTCATAAGCTTTGGCAAGTGGATTGTCATCAGTACGTTGACGACGTTCCTCCATGACTACTTGATGCTCTTTAGTAAAAGCTTTTTCATCAAAAACTAAGTTTTTCATGCGATCCGCTTCTAATTCCAAAGCTAAAGCCATTCTATTAGCGGGAAAGAGCTCGTAGTAGCCAGTGTAATCGTAGCTGGTGAAAGCGTTATTAACGCCGCCAAACTTTGCAATCAAGCGCTCATAATCATCGCTTGAAACGTCAGCTGTCCCTTTAAACATCATATGTTCGAGCAAATGCGAGATGCCACCTTTATTTAACGGCTCATCCGCAGAGCCAACCCGATACCAGATCTGCGTCATCGCTACTGGCGCCCGATGATCTTCTTTGATAATTATCTTGAGCCCATTTTCTAACTGATATTCATGTCGACCTGACATATCGATAGTCAGATCCGAACTCATGGATGGCTTAGCAGTTACTGTGTCAGGCTCAGCTGTTTGTTTCAGACCACTGGTTTGACAT
The nucleotide sequence above comes from Psychrobacter sp. P2G3. Encoded proteins:
- a CDS encoding pitrilysin family protein, with the translated sequence MPLSSPLPIISLRMACALALATTLTACQTSGLKQTAEPDTVTAKPSMSSDLTIDMSGRHEYQLENGLKIIIKEDHRAPVAMTQIWYRVGSADEPLNKGGISHLLEHMMFKGTADVSSDDYERLIAKFGGVNNAFTSYDYTGYYELFPANRMALALELEADRMKNLVFDEKAFTKEHQVVMEERRQRTDDNPLAKAYESFRLLALPDSPKGESVIGPMSELESIKLTELKDWYKTWYAPNNATLVIVGDVEPKEVLAQVKRYFGDLPASKLPTRPAVKQQGFRGYQKVDSEQAVQVPVLLMGYNVPSLSTVGANNEKQAYALSLAQDVLDGGLSARLESRLIREQGLLTTVGTSYDLLDRGDGLFLIQATPREGVSLTQAQEAITAEINKLTTDPINADEISRAKTNTVTGLVYAQDSMEGQARMIGSLQSIGLDDRLLASLPAKLDGVSIADIQAASKKYLVNDNLTVMHIVPPKQKTDETKTSKAPTSN